GTATATTATTGCGATGCCGGGTAAACAGGTTGACACCGAGCTGAGTTTCCAGCTGTCTGATACGAAAGCTAACCGCAGACTGTGTCAGGTAAAGTGCCTCAGCAGCACGGCCAAAGTGGCGCGTTCGGCTCACTTCCAAAAAGGTTTTCAACAATTCCGTATCCACTGGCTTCCTCCAAAATTTGTTTGTCGTTATGATTTAAATCTTTTGTTTTACACTCTGTCAAGCCTATCTAATACTCCGCGCCATAAATAGCACGGCCATAGAAGAGTTAGGAGCGTGTAAAATGGCGGAAAGCTTCGCAACAACGAATCGTTTTTTTGATAACAAACACTATCCACGTGGATTCTCCCGCCATGGAGATTTCACTATTAAAGAAGCTCAGCTTCTTGAACGTCACGGTTATGCTTTTAACGAGCTTGATCTGGCAAAAAGAGAGCCAACTACAGAAGAGGAACGCCTCTTTGTAGAAGTGTGTCGCGGCATTCGCGAACCACAAACGGAAGCTGAACGTGTATGGTCAAAATATATGACCCGTATCAAGCGCCCTAAACGTTTTCACACCCTGTCAGGCGGTAAACCGCAGATGGAAGGCG
The sequence above is drawn from the Duffyella gerundensis genome and encodes:
- a CDS encoding DUF413 domain-containing protein, translated to MAESFATTNRFFDNKHYPRGFSRHGDFTIKEAQLLERHGYAFNELDLAKREPTTEEERLFVEVCRGIREPQTEAERVWSKYMTRIKRPKRFHTLSGGKPQMEGVEDYTESDD